In Paenibacillus sp. 1781tsa1, one DNA window encodes the following:
- a CDS encoding HAD-IB family hydrolase, with protein MKSTKVAIFDIDKTIIRSDSMFQFVHYGVRRYPWQVWRLPVIALHTVLFKAGFMTVEQVKRSYFQEIERMSEKDLEHFFDTRLRTSIFAEASVEMQHRKEAGYHVLLVTASPHAYMKYFNNFPWVDHVIGTELVRHENGYTCRVDGSNCKGEEKVRRIQAYLSDKNMVIDYDQSCSYSDSLSDLPVMQLVSQRYFINKRVPDMEALTWGK; from the coding sequence GTGAAAAGCACGAAAGTCGCCATTTTTGATATTGATAAAACGATCATACGCAGTGATTCCATGTTTCAATTTGTGCATTACGGTGTTCGCCGTTACCCGTGGCAGGTATGGAGATTGCCTGTCATCGCATTACATACCGTGTTATTCAAGGCAGGCTTCATGACGGTTGAACAAGTCAAACGATCCTACTTTCAAGAAATTGAGCGTATGTCTGAAAAAGATCTCGAACATTTCTTTGATACTCGTTTGCGTACGTCCATTTTTGCCGAGGCCAGTGTAGAGATGCAACACCGTAAAGAAGCAGGCTATCATGTCTTGCTGGTAACTGCATCTCCGCATGCCTATATGAAATACTTTAATAATTTTCCCTGGGTGGATCATGTGATAGGAACTGAACTTGTCCGTCATGAGAATGGTTACACATGCAGAGTTGATGGCAGCAATTGCAAAGGGGAAGAGAAGGTCCGCCGAATTCAGGCTTATCTGAGTGATAAGAATATGGTCATTGATTATGACCAGTCATGTTCCTACTCGGACTCCTTATCCGACCTTCCAGTCATGCAGCTTGTAAGTCAACGATACTTTATTAACAAGCGTGTTCCGGACATGGAGGCATTAACGTGGGGGAAATAA
- a CDS encoding aspartate carbamoyltransferase catalytic subunit yields MMITQTALRDRSLLGLKELSRGEIESILNRAAHWEAQKEKLVPVLESRFVANMFFENSTRTRFSFEMAEKRLGAQVLNFTAAASSVEKGESIYDTVRTLESMGIDAGVIRLKPAGVLQQLAKKVSVPLVNAGDGNNEHPTQALLDLYTMRKAFGELKGLRVSIIGDILHSRVARSNLWALQKFGADVRFCAPQTMQAPELAEHAPYVGFEEALDADVVMMLRVQLERHQHGLITSAEDYREHYGLTEERASRLKPSTIIMHPAPVNRNVEVDDAVVESEASRIFPQMANGVPIRMAVMERAMKL; encoded by the coding sequence ATGATGATTACACAGACAGCATTGAGAGACCGGAGCTTGCTTGGACTGAAGGAACTTAGCCGAGGAGAGATCGAGTCCATTCTGAACAGGGCGGCTCACTGGGAAGCGCAGAAAGAGAAACTGGTTCCTGTACTGGAATCACGCTTTGTTGCAAACATGTTCTTCGAGAACAGCACACGTACCCGCTTCTCCTTCGAAATGGCAGAGAAACGCCTGGGCGCACAAGTACTGAACTTTACGGCAGCCGCATCCAGTGTGGAAAAAGGAGAGTCCATCTACGATACGGTGCGAACACTTGAGTCGATGGGCATTGATGCAGGCGTGATCCGGTTGAAACCGGCAGGCGTTCTGCAACAGCTGGCTAAGAAAGTGAGTGTTCCGCTCGTGAACGCCGGAGACGGCAACAATGAGCATCCCACACAGGCGTTGCTGGACCTCTACACGATGCGGAAGGCATTTGGCGAACTGAAAGGCTTGCGTGTCTCCATCATAGGTGACATTCTGCATAGCCGCGTAGCACGCTCCAACCTGTGGGCACTGCAAAAGTTTGGCGCAGATGTACGCTTCTGTGCACCGCAAACGATGCAGGCACCGGAACTCGCAGAGCATGCTCCTTATGTCGGTTTTGAAGAAGCGCTGGATGCAGATGTAGTCATGATGCTCCGTGTTCAACTGGAACGTCATCAACATGGCTTAATTACTTCAGCTGAGGATTATCGCGAACACTACGGATTGACGGAAGAACGGGCATCACGCCTAAAACCAAGCACCATTATCATGCACCCTGCTCCAGTGAATCGCAACGTCGAGGTAGATGACGCGGTTGTGGAGAGTGAAGCATCGCGGATCTTCCCGCAGATGGCAAACGGCGTTCCAATCCGCATGGCGGTTATGGAACGTGCAATGAAACTGTAA
- a CDS encoding dihydroorotase, which translates to MLQIIKNANVLNQKGELERKTIIIDEGKIKKIAGLEDQAVLDAEKSAHHVTDASGKLVIPGLIDMHVHLREPGFEHKETIETGARSAAQGGFTTIACMPNTRPVTDTAEVVKLVLDKAKEADLVKVLPYAAITKNELGRELTDFAALKEAGAIGFTDDGVGVQNAQMMKDAMSLAASMDMPVIAHCEDDSLVVGGYVTEGEFSKRHGIKGIPNESEAIHVGRDILLAEATGVHYHVCHVSTEQSVRLIRLAKSIGIKVTAEVCPHHLVLSDEDIPGMDANWKMNPPLRSPRDVQACIEGLLDGTLDMIVTDHAPHSEEEKAKGMELAPFGIVGFETAFPLLYTKFVETGLWSLDFLVKRMTADPARVFRLDTGKLEEGAPADITMIDLNEEKAVDPATFATKGRNTPFTGWKLKGWAVQTWVDGKSVWDNTVQQ; encoded by the coding sequence ATGCTACAGATTATAAAAAATGCGAACGTCTTGAACCAAAAAGGGGAACTTGAACGGAAAACCATCATTATAGATGAAGGTAAAATTAAAAAGATCGCTGGTCTGGAAGACCAAGCCGTATTGGATGCCGAAAAGTCAGCGCATCATGTGACAGACGCATCAGGCAAACTGGTCATTCCGGGATTGATCGATATGCATGTGCATCTGCGTGAACCTGGATTCGAACACAAAGAGACGATCGAGACAGGTGCCCGTTCAGCAGCACAAGGTGGTTTTACAACGATCGCTTGCATGCCGAACACAAGACCGGTTACAGACACAGCGGAAGTTGTGAAACTGGTATTAGATAAAGCCAAAGAAGCTGATCTGGTTAAAGTGTTGCCTTATGCAGCCATTACCAAAAACGAACTGGGTCGTGAACTTACCGATTTTGCCGCTTTGAAAGAAGCAGGGGCTATCGGATTCACGGATGACGGTGTAGGCGTACAAAACGCTCAAATGATGAAGGATGCCATGAGCCTCGCAGCAAGCATGGATATGCCAGTGATCGCTCACTGTGAAGATGACTCACTGGTTGTAGGTGGATATGTGACGGAAGGCGAGTTTTCCAAACGTCATGGCATCAAAGGCATTCCTAATGAATCCGAGGCTATCCACGTAGGGCGGGATATTCTGCTCGCAGAAGCAACGGGAGTTCATTACCACGTCTGCCACGTAAGCACAGAGCAATCGGTTCGCCTGATCCGTCTGGCAAAATCCATCGGTATTAAAGTAACTGCTGAGGTGTGTCCGCACCATCTGGTGTTGTCGGATGAAGATATCCCGGGCATGGATGCCAACTGGAAGATGAACCCGCCGCTACGCTCACCACGTGATGTGCAGGCGTGTATCGAAGGTTTGCTGGACGGCACGCTGGACATGATCGTAACCGATCACGCGCCACATAGTGAAGAAGAGAAAGCCAAAGGCATGGAGCTGGCACCTTTCGGAATCGTTGGATTCGAAACAGCCTTTCCACTGCTGTACACGAAGTTTGTGGAAACTGGACTTTGGAGCTTGGACTTCCTGGTGAAACGCATGACAGCTGATCCGGCACGTGTATTCCGACTGGATACTGGCAAACTGGAAGAAGGAGCACCAGCGGATATCACAATGATTGATCTGAACGAGGAAAAAGCGGTTGATCCTGCAACGTTTGCAACCAAAGGAAGAAACACACCGTTCACAGGCTGGAAGCTGAAAGGCTGGGCCGTACAAACATGGGTGGATGGCAAAAGCGTGTGGGATAACACGGTACAACAGTAA
- a CDS encoding decaprenyl-phosphate phosphoribosyltransferase: protein MSSPATGKGSTVSGLIRLLRPKQWTKNLLLFAALLFSFEEIRTETILATLLGFILFSLVAGCVYILNDFVDRDRDRQHPVKKYRPMASGQVNPSHALLFGIILLILSVGTAFMMNPLFGVLCIVYFLLNVSYSFVLKHLVILDMMTIAAGFVLRAIAGGVLIHVPFTPWFLICTMLLSLFLAIGKRRNELTLLEGNTGSHRKVLDNYSITLLDQFNTIVTTATIISYSLFTFTSDRTIHLMWTIPLVIYGMFRYLYLIHMKNQGGSPDRVLFEDKPILITVMLYVISVVTIFAIFE, encoded by the coding sequence GTGTCCTCACCGGCTACAGGAAAAGGCAGTACAGTGTCAGGATTAATCAGATTGTTAAGACCCAAACAGTGGACCAAAAATCTGCTGTTATTTGCTGCGTTACTATTTTCTTTTGAAGAGATTCGGACGGAAACCATTCTTGCGACGTTGCTTGGTTTTATTCTATTTAGCCTTGTTGCAGGCTGTGTTTATATTTTGAATGACTTCGTAGACAGGGACAGGGATCGGCAGCATCCGGTGAAAAAGTATCGTCCCATGGCTTCTGGGCAGGTGAATCCGAGTCATGCTTTGTTGTTTGGCATTATTCTGTTAATCCTTTCCGTAGGAACGGCCTTCATGATGAACCCTCTATTTGGGGTGTTATGTATCGTCTATTTCTTATTAAATGTCTCGTATTCATTTGTGCTGAAACATCTCGTTATCCTGGATATGATGACCATTGCAGCCGGCTTTGTACTTCGTGCTATTGCAGGTGGTGTGCTGATCCATGTGCCATTCACACCGTGGTTTTTGATCTGTACGATGTTGTTGTCGTTGTTTTTGGCCATTGGCAAACGCAGAAATGAACTTACGTTGCTTGAGGGAAATACGGGATCACACCGTAAGGTTTTGGATAACTACTCCATTACATTACTGGATCAATTCAATACGATTGTGACGACAGCTACGATTATCAGTTATTCCCTGTTCACATTCACTTCAGATCGAACCATTCATCTGATGTGGACGATTCCATTGGTCATTTACGGCATGTTCCGTTATCTGTATCTGATCCACATGAAGAACCAGGGAGGTTCGCCCGATCGGGTGCTGTTTGAGGACAAGCCCATATTAATTACGGTTATGTTGTATGTGATAAGTGTTGTTACAATCTTTGCAATCTTTGAATAA
- a CDS encoding YhgE/Pip domain-containing protein, which translates to MRHIWHVYKTDWLHILKVPTGIFLIVAIILLPGVYDWVNVKSVWDPYSNTQGIKIAVTTEDAGATVAGTNVNIGDELVSSLKHNEKLGWTFVDRAEASRGVQTGEYYASLLIPGDFSSKITGIVDGKLERPEVIYTVNEKVNAIAPKITGSGVSAITTQINENFTEAVSEAVLTKLKEAGVEINAQLPTLRKMENGIFTLEKNLPAIQAAGQKVLEVEKAMPEIVKDAQKIVEIEKKLPEINEAAQYVLKVQEYWPQINDAASEVLAIQGRIPDIQKAVERIREVDANFGQVSAVIQTALDKTDKALSIVTAAEQDLDKVSQIAGNGIELAEGLNQFVDSSEEAFQAIGPTIRQNLLLVQQITNAAGDVFAQLQNSDLNHLPTPEDLDRVAARLGIAVKLVDSMAELLGKIDNLLPSHPLAEQINQLNSVSDKLQLQIRLAGIISDAMSRNTTPPADIIAQLNTLSKEISSGIGNFLTTYESEISPALSAGVDKLRSILSTSSIALQGARDRIPDIADILASAKEGITFGQTELTKIQSELPQIQSKIHEISETLANKSEGFIQALNTVSSLIRNDLPKLETKLNEAANFVRHDLPNAEKQIGKASDFVQNQLPDVEKGVHRVATLVRDDLPALESAISKAADKLREVEGNNQFAELAKLLRGDIEEESAFLASPVQIKEQQLYPIPNYGSAMSPFYGVLSLWVGSTLLISLLRAEAENPDGKFRGYELYLGRLATFLTIGLLQAICVTLGDILILGTYVADKLWFVLFAMLVSAVFVTITYTLLSVFGNIGKGIAIIFMVFQFSSSGGTFPISMTSPFFQALNPFMPFTYAISLLRESVGGILWSTAIKDILWLCMFFALSLIVALALKRPLSSLTKRSAENAKKTKIIA; encoded by the coding sequence ATGCGTCACATTTGGCACGTTTACAAAACAGACTGGTTGCATATTCTGAAGGTTCCCACAGGTATATTTTTAATTGTGGCTATCATTTTACTGCCCGGGGTGTATGACTGGGTCAACGTGAAGTCCGTATGGGACCCGTACAGTAACACCCAGGGGATCAAAATTGCAGTGACAACCGAGGACGCGGGTGCGACTGTTGCAGGAACCAATGTTAATATCGGAGATGAACTGGTATCCAGCCTCAAACACAACGAAAAGCTAGGCTGGACTTTTGTAGATCGGGCTGAGGCTAGTCGAGGTGTGCAAACTGGAGAGTATTATGCCAGTCTGCTCATTCCCGGAGATTTTTCGTCCAAAATTACAGGTATCGTTGATGGGAAGCTGGAGCGACCGGAAGTAATCTATACCGTTAATGAGAAGGTGAATGCCATTGCTCCTAAAATCACAGGCTCTGGTGTATCTGCCATAACAACACAAATCAATGAAAATTTCACTGAAGCCGTCAGTGAGGCCGTTCTAACCAAGTTGAAGGAAGCCGGGGTTGAAATTAACGCCCAGCTTCCAACTTTGCGCAAGATGGAAAATGGCATTTTCACACTGGAGAAAAATCTTCCGGCCATCCAAGCCGCGGGTCAAAAGGTACTGGAAGTGGAAAAAGCCATGCCTGAGATTGTAAAAGATGCTCAAAAGATCGTTGAAATCGAGAAAAAACTGCCTGAAATCAATGAAGCGGCACAGTATGTGCTCAAGGTGCAGGAGTATTGGCCACAAATTAATGATGCGGCTTCCGAAGTGCTGGCTATTCAAGGGCGAATACCGGATATACAAAAAGCTGTAGAACGCATTCGAGAAGTGGATGCAAACTTTGGTCAGGTATCCGCTGTAATCCAAACGGCCCTGGATAAAACCGACAAGGCTCTCTCTATCGTAACCGCCGCAGAGCAGGATCTGGACAAGGTATCACAAATCGCGGGCAACGGGATTGAGCTGGCCGAAGGCTTGAATCAATTTGTAGATTCAAGTGAAGAAGCGTTCCAGGCTATTGGTCCGACAATCCGCCAAAATCTGCTGTTGGTGCAGCAGATTACTAACGCTGCTGGAGACGTATTTGCACAATTGCAAAATTCGGATCTTAATCACCTGCCAACACCAGAAGATCTGGACCGGGTTGCTGCACGCTTGGGCATTGCGGTAAAACTTGTTGACAGTATGGCAGAACTGCTGGGCAAAATAGACAACTTGCTTCCAAGCCATCCACTTGCCGAACAAATTAATCAGCTGAACTCCGTTTCAGATAAACTTCAGTTACAAATCCGTCTGGCTGGAATCATCAGTGATGCCATGAGTCGCAATACAACGCCGCCCGCAGACATCATTGCTCAATTAAATACTCTGTCCAAGGAGATTAGCAGTGGCATTGGCAATTTCTTAACTACCTACGAAAGTGAAATATCACCGGCTCTATCGGCTGGCGTGGATAAATTGCGGTCCATCCTCTCCACTTCTTCAATTGCACTGCAAGGAGCAAGAGATCGAATTCCGGATATTGCGGACATTCTTGCATCTGCCAAAGAAGGCATTACGTTTGGACAGACCGAGTTGACGAAAATCCAGAGCGAACTGCCCCAAATACAATCTAAGATCCACGAGATATCAGAGACACTCGCCAATAAAAGTGAAGGTTTTATTCAAGCTTTGAACACAGTGTCTTCATTAATTCGAAACGATCTGCCCAAGCTGGAAACCAAACTGAACGAAGCAGCTAATTTTGTTCGTCATGATCTGCCTAATGCCGAGAAACAGATAGGCAAGGCATCCGATTTTGTTCAGAACCAGCTTCCGGATGTCGAAAAAGGAGTACATCGTGTTGCCACACTGGTACGTGATGATCTGCCAGCATTGGAAAGTGCCATCAGCAAAGCTGCAGACAAGCTCAGGGAAGTCGAGGGTAATAATCAGTTTGCCGAGCTCGCCAAGCTTCTCCGCGGAGATATCGAAGAAGAGAGTGCTTTCCTTGCAAGTCCAGTGCAAATAAAGGAACAGCAGCTTTACCCGATTCCGAACTATGGATCGGCGATGTCTCCATTTTATGGCGTGCTGTCCTTGTGGGTCGGTTCAACCCTGCTGATCTCCCTGCTTCGTGCTGAAGCCGAGAATCCGGATGGAAAGTTCCGGGGATATGAGTTATATCTTGGACGTCTCGCTACTTTTCTGACCATTGGGTTACTTCAGGCGATATGCGTCACCCTGGGAGATATCTTAATCCTTGGTACCTATGTCGCAGATAAACTGTGGTTTGTCCTGTTTGCCATGCTGGTGAGTGCCGTATTTGTCACCATCACGTACACCCTGCTGTCCGTTTTTGGAAATATCGGAAAAGGGATCGCGATCATCTTCATGGTGTTCCAGTTCTCCAGCTCTGGCGGTACGTTCCCAATCAGCATGACATCACCCTTTTTCCAGGCATTGAATCCGTTCATGCCCTTCACGTATGCGATCAGTCTGCTGCGTGAGTCGGTCGGTGGTATATTGTGGTCTACTGCCATCAAGGATATTCTGTGGTTGTGTATGTTCTTCGCGCTGAGTCTCATTGTTGCTCTCGCTTTGAAACGACCACTCAGCAGTCTCACCAAACGTTCAGCCGAGAATGCCAAGAAGACCAAAATTATCGCTTAA
- a CDS encoding EamA family transporter, translated as MLIDSWMVAVLIVMTLCGALGGAGLKAYATSRNRLHVLMGLGFYGTGALLNIVLLKFLPLTVVLPANALTYVWTLIIAMLVFKEAVGPLRWIGVACIMGGLCLLVF; from the coding sequence GTGTTGATCGATAGCTGGATGGTTGCCGTATTAATTGTCATGACGTTGTGTGGTGCACTGGGCGGGGCCGGACTGAAAGCTTATGCTACTAGTCGCAATCGTCTGCATGTACTCATGGGGCTCGGATTCTACGGAACGGGTGCGTTGCTGAATATTGTATTGTTGAAGTTTCTTCCGTTAACCGTTGTCCTGCCTGCGAACGCATTAACCTATGTCTGGACCCTGATCATTGCCATGTTGGTATTTAAAGAGGCGGTGGGGCCTTTACGCTGGATAGGTGTGGCATGTATTATGGGTGGCCTATGTTTATTGGTGTTCTAA
- a CDS encoding DUF6080 domain-containing protein: MNFLDYLFYNRRANWTAFYLFAGFALFYGLMNGSYVLYIENNAELLGKYTPFNTTLFPINLFNFDPSMYYGDNSSSVIHPLISFLAVTLAAVAKLLGGNWFFLVLQSLVNAGSVVLAYLFLSQKEDKPTITPLLFAMLFGFSSYLMYTALIPDSYPYVQFVILLSVVYMQYTRERQDVRYIPNALIASINFGLTSTNIVPFAAASFFNMHAWRNKANLKKYIGIMALAVLIIVVLTGIQYVAFGGRSWVSNWLLGIQNGGTSYATPFQFAVHWKALTMLTINPMLTPKMHLLDPGMAAFVTDLSRSNPIYVQITGIFILLLALMGFIKGIREREVWTLVPYILFAFLLHVVVGFGLAVFQYDMYLYAGHYLFAFFLLGGGFVISLRRGLGKKVIMGLIMLCVIVTASNNIYRHVETLTTIKQSYDQLEQERSVK; encoded by the coding sequence ATGAACTTTTTAGATTACTTATTTTATAATCGCAGAGCCAACTGGACAGCCTTTTACCTGTTTGCGGGATTTGCGCTGTTCTATGGTTTAATGAATGGCTCGTACGTTCTGTACATTGAAAATAATGCAGAATTACTTGGGAAGTATACCCCATTTAATACAACGCTGTTTCCGATCAATTTATTCAACTTTGATCCTTCCATGTATTATGGGGACAACAGTTCTTCCGTTATTCATCCGCTGATTTCCTTTCTCGCAGTCACCCTTGCGGCTGTAGCGAAGCTGCTGGGAGGCAACTGGTTCTTCCTGGTCCTGCAATCGCTGGTGAATGCGGGTTCAGTGGTGCTGGCGTATCTGTTCCTGAGTCAAAAAGAAGATAAACCGACCATCACACCGCTGCTGTTCGCCATGTTGTTTGGTTTCAGTTCCTACTTGATGTATACCGCATTGATTCCGGACTCGTATCCGTATGTACAGTTCGTTATCCTTCTCTCTGTGGTTTACATGCAGTATACTCGTGAGCGTCAGGACGTACGATATATACCCAATGCATTGATTGCGTCCATAAATTTCGGACTAACCTCGACAAATATCGTACCATTTGCTGCTGCCTCTTTTTTCAATATGCATGCATGGCGCAATAAGGCGAATTTGAAAAAATACATCGGCATCATGGCATTGGCGGTTCTGATTATCGTCGTATTAACTGGCATTCAGTATGTTGCCTTTGGAGGTCGCAGCTGGGTTAGTAACTGGCTGTTGGGCATTCAAAATGGTGGAACCAGCTATGCAACACCATTCCAGTTTGCTGTTCATTGGAAAGCATTGACCATGTTAACCATTAATCCGATGCTGACACCTAAGATGCATTTACTGGACCCGGGCATGGCGGCCTTTGTTACGGATCTATCCCGTTCCAATCCAATCTATGTACAGATTACAGGTATCTTTATTTTACTACTGGCACTCATGGGTTTCATTAAGGGCATTCGTGAACGAGAAGTGTGGACCCTGGTGCCATATATTCTGTTTGCCTTTTTGCTTCATGTAGTCGTGGGCTTTGGTCTGGCTGTATTTCAATATGATATGTACCTGTATGCAGGGCACTATCTATTTGCGTTCTTCCTGTTGGGTGGAGGTTTCGTCATCAGCCTTCGTCGGGGATTGGGGAAAAAAGTGATTATGGGCTTGATTATGTTATGCGTTATCGTTACGGCAAGTAACAACATCTATCGCCATGTAGAAACATTAACAACAATCAAGCAATCTTATGATCAGTTGGAACAGGAACGCTCAGTGAAATAA
- the pyrR gene encoding bifunctional pyr operon transcriptional regulator/uracil phosphoribosyltransferase PyrR — translation MSTETHVIMDETAIRRALTRIAHEILEKNKGIDDCVLVGIRTRGVYLAERIAAKIEEIEGAKVPWGELDVTPYRDDRLDENKANRKEMLIMTPESLSIHNKKVILFDDVLYTGRTIRAAMDALMDCGRPQNIQLAVLADRGHRELPIRPDFIGKNVPTSKSEEIEVALMETDGQDEVKITQNRGEQA, via the coding sequence ATGAGCACAGAGACACATGTCATTATGGATGAGACGGCGATCCGCCGCGCATTAACACGGATTGCCCATGAGATATTGGAGAAAAACAAAGGAATCGACGATTGTGTGCTGGTCGGTATCCGTACACGCGGGGTTTACCTCGCAGAACGGATTGCCGCGAAGATTGAAGAAATCGAAGGCGCTAAAGTCCCCTGGGGAGAACTGGATGTGACTCCTTACCGCGATGATCGCTTGGACGAAAACAAAGCGAATCGCAAGGAAATGTTGATTATGACACCTGAATCACTTTCGATCCATAACAAAAAAGTGATTTTGTTCGATGATGTGCTCTATACCGGACGGACGATTCGCGCAGCGATGGATGCCCTGATGGACTGTGGAAGACCACAGAACATTCAGCTGGCGGTGCTCGCAGACCGCGGACACCGGGAACTTCCGATTCGACCTGATTTTATCGGTAAGAATGTGCCGACTTCCAAATCAGAAGAAATCGAAGTTGCACTCATGGAAACGGACGGACAGGACGAAGTCAAAATCACTCAGAACCGGGGGGAGCAAGCATGA
- a CDS encoding EamA family transporter codes for MGEIKSRHTGKWLMLVSAFLTATGQLFWKWGLTEWIYLGVGFLCYGLGAILMIKAFALEKLSVAYPLMCASYVFALIYGYFLLGEEITVQKLAAVVLLGIGVTLTSVDR; via the coding sequence GTGGGGGAAATAAAATCGCGTCATACCGGTAAATGGTTGATGCTCGTTTCCGCTTTTCTGACAGCAACGGGTCAATTGTTCTGGAAATGGGGACTAACCGAGTGGATCTACCTTGGTGTTGGTTTTTTGTGTTATGGACTTGGAGCGATTTTGATGATTAAAGCTTTTGCTCTGGAGAAACTTTCTGTTGCTTATCCGTTGATGTGTGCCAGTTACGTGTTTGCCTTAATCTATGGATATTTTTTGCTTGGGGAAGAAATTACGGTGCAGAAGCTGGCGGCAGTTGTGTTGCTTGGAATCGGGGTGACATTAACCAGTGTTGATCGATAG
- a CDS encoding LL-diaminopimelate aminotransferase, translated as MSIDKYQETYIQTNFADRIGGSNYGKDTNIYKFEKIKRAKASAKKDFPDVELIDLGVGEPDEMADAGIVAALAEEASRPENRGYADNGIPEFKAAAASYLKNVFNVDGIDADTEIVHSIGSKPALAMMPSCFINPGDVTIMTVPGYPVMGTHTKYLGGEVFNIQLTKENNFLPDLTAIPEDIAKRAKLLYLNYPNNPTGASATVEFFTEVVEWAKKYNVVVVHDAPYAALTYDGKKPFSFLSVPGAKDVGVELHSLSKSYNMTGWRIGFVAGNPLVVKAFSDVKDNNDSGQFIAIQKAAAYGLNHPEITEKIAEKYSRRHDMLVAALNELGFQAEKPKGSFFLYVEAPKGVVGGRRFESGEDFSQFLIREKLISSVPWDDAGNFVRFSVTFEAKGEEEEKRVIAEIKRRLSDVQFEF; from the coding sequence ATGAGTATCGATAAATACCAAGAAACTTACATTCAGACTAATTTTGCCGACCGTATCGGTGGCTCCAACTATGGTAAAGACACGAACATTTATAAATTCGAGAAAATCAAACGTGCCAAAGCTTCGGCCAAAAAAGATTTTCCCGATGTGGAACTGATTGACCTTGGTGTAGGTGAACCGGATGAAATGGCGGATGCAGGCATTGTAGCTGCACTTGCTGAAGAAGCTTCCAGACCTGAGAACCGTGGTTATGCCGACAATGGTATTCCTGAATTCAAGGCTGCCGCTGCTTCTTACCTGAAAAACGTATTTAACGTAGACGGTATCGATGCTGATACTGAAATCGTGCACTCCATTGGTTCCAAACCGGCTTTGGCGATGATGCCTTCATGCTTCATCAATCCGGGTGATGTGACGATCATGACCGTTCCAGGTTACCCGGTTATGGGTACACATACGAAGTATCTGGGTGGAGAAGTGTTCAACATCCAGTTGACGAAAGAGAACAACTTCTTGCCTGATCTGACGGCTATCCCGGAAGACATCGCAAAACGTGCGAAGTTGCTCTACCTGAACTATCCGAACAACCCAACAGGCGCAAGCGCGACGGTGGAGTTCTTCACTGAAGTCGTGGAGTGGGCTAAGAAATACAACGTTGTGGTTGTACATGATGCTCCATATGCAGCATTGACGTATGATGGCAAAAAACCGTTCAGCTTCCTGTCGGTACCTGGTGCGAAGGATGTCGGCGTAGAGCTGCACTCTCTATCCAAGTCCTACAACATGACGGGTTGGAGAATCGGATTCGTAGCGGGTAACCCGCTTGTAGTCAAAGCATTCAGTGATGTGAAGGACAACAATGACTCCGGTCAGTTCATCGCGATTCAAAAGGCTGCTGCTTATGGATTGAATCACCCTGAAATTACGGAAAAAATTGCAGAGAAATATTCTCGCCGTCACGACATGCTCGTTGCCGCATTGAACGAACTGGGCTTCCAGGCTGAAAAACCTAAAGGTTCATTCTTCCTGTATGTAGAAGCACCAAAAGGTGTGGTTGGCGGACGTCGCTTCGAATCCGGTGAAGATTTCTCCCAATTCCTGATCCGTGAGAAACTGATCTCATCCGTACCTTGGGATGATGCTGGTAACTTTGTTCGTTTCTCCGTAACCTTTGAAGCTAAGGGTGAAGAAGAAGAGAAACGTGTTATTGCTGAGATCAAACGTCGTCTGAGCGATGTGCAATTCGAATTTTAA